Part of the Desulfobacterales bacterium genome is shown below.
CTACAACCGGATGGGGGCCCACCTGGCCCTGGTGGATGATGTCAGCGGCGTCCTTTTCCGGGTATGGGCTCCCTCGGCCCGCCGGGTAAGCGTGATCGGCAACTTCAACGGCTGGGACGGCCGGATCCATCAGATGCGGATTCTGGGTTCATCCGGGATCTGGGAGTTGTTCATCCCCGGGCTGGCTGAAAACGAAATCTATAAATTCGAGATCCTGACCCGGGACGGTCGGCTGCTGGAAAAATCCGATCCCTTTCAATTCTTCGGCGAACTCCGGCCCCGGACCGCCTCCATGGTATTTGACCTCAGTGCCTATCAATGGCAGGACCGGCAATGGATGCAGGCCCGGGCCGGGGTCCTGCCCTATGACCGCCCTTTTTCCACCTACGAGGTCCATCTCGGCTCCTGGCAGCGCGACCCGGCCGACCCGGACCGGTTCCTCACCTATAAAGAGATAGCGGCCCGGTTGATCCCCTATGTCAAGGAGATGGGGTTCACCCATGTCGAGTTGATGCCGGTGATGGAGCACCCGCTGGACGAGTCATGGGGCTATCAGGTGACCGGGTATTACAGCGTAACCAGCCGCTACGGCCGGCCGGACGAATTCATGTACCTGGTCGACCAGTGCCACTGCAACGGGATCGGGGTCATCCTCGACTGGGTGCCGGCCCATTTTCCAACCGATTCGCACAGCATCGCCCGGTTCGACGGCACTGCGCTCTACGAACACGAGGACCCGCGCCAGGGGTCCCACCCGGAATGGGGCACCCTGATCTTTAACTACGGCCGCAAGGAGACCAGCAATTTTCTCATTGCCAATGCCCTGTTCTGGTTCGACAAGTTTCATATCGACGGGCTCAGGGTGGATGCGGTGGCCTCAATGCTCTATCTCGACTACTCCCGCAAGGAAGGTGAATGGCTGCCCAACCGTTACGGGGGCCGGGAGAATATCGAGGCGATCGAGTTCCTCAAACACCTGAACAGCGTGGTCTACCAGCGGTTCCCCAACGTGCTGATGATCGCCGAGGAGTCGACCAGTTTCTTCGGGGTTTCAAAATCGACCGACCAGGGCGGCCTGGGTTTCGGTTTTAAATGGAACATGGGCTGGATGAACGATACCCTGAGCTATTTCAGCAAGGATCCGCTGTACCGCAAATACCACCACAATGCGCTGACCTTTTCCCTTTACTACGCCTTTTCCGAAAACTTTATCCTGCCGCTCTCCCATGACGAGGTGGTGCACGGCAAACGCTCGCTGCTCGACCGGATGCCGGGCGATATCTGGCAGCAGTTCGCCAACCTGCGCCTGCTCTACCTGTATCTCTGGACCCACCCCGGCAAAAAACTGCTCTTCATGGGCAACGAGTTCGGACAGTGGTCGGAATGGTACTGCAAGACCAGCCTGGACTGGCACCTGATCGAGCAGGAGCCCCTGCACGGCCAGGTCAAGGAGTTTGTCAAGGAACTGAACCGGTTCTACCGGGACAACCCGGCCCTGTGGGAGGTTGATTTCTCTGATCAGGGGTTCCGCTGGATGGACTTCCAGGATGCGGACAACTCGGTCATCGTCTTTGTCCGGTTTGCCAGGGACCAGCGGGACCACCTGGTCTGCGCGCTCAACTTCACCCCCCAGACCCTGGATGATTACAAGATCGGAGTACCTGCCAACCGGCACTACCAGGTGGTATTCAACTCCGATGCCTCTTTTTTCGGCGGCAGCAATAACGGCGCCCACGGCCACAAGGCCCCGGTCCCGGAACCATGGGGCGAGGCGCCCTTTCATCTGACCGCCACTGTACCGCCCCTGGGCGGCATTATCCTGAAACCGATGAACACGGATAAATGAAGAAAAATCCACCGCAGAGGGCGCAGAGGACGCAAGGTTAACCAAATAAAATGATACCCTCTCTGCGTCCTCTGCGGTAAAATCTTACAGGGTCGTTCCCCGGACCCGTTGAGGAGGAAAAAAATGACCCCGACCAGCGATCTGCAACCAAGCGGTGAAAGAATCCGTCAGGCCCTCTGCTGGGTCAGCGATATCCTGGCGGCCTATCCGGAAAAAAAGCGGCGGGCAGTGCTCAAGGAGGCGGAGATCCGCTTTGATCTCACCCCGCGCGAATGCGAGTTCCTGAACAAGGAGTTTCCCGGCGCACCAGGTGAGATCGAAGCGGACAGATAACTCTACTTCTCTTCCGCCCTCTTTCGCTTCAAGGCATAGTTGGCCGCATTGAGGCCGGCGATACAGCCCTCGCCCACCGCCTTGGCCATCTGGTAGGGATGACCGGTAATATCGCCGGCCGCGTAGATTCCCGGAATATTGGTCTTCTGTTTCTTATCCGTGTTGATATGGGTAAAGGTCTCCATGTCGAGCTGGACCCCGAGGATGGTGGCCAGTTCAAGGGCGCCCTTGGCCCCCAGTTCGATAAACACCCCTTGCACCGCAATATTCCGTCCATCCTCGAGCAGGACCCCGGTCACCGCGTTCTCGCCGACAATTTCCTTGACCCAGTTGCCTTCCAGCACCGTTACCGGCCCGTCCACGAGCTTGTCCCGCAGTTTGCCGGACACTGACAGTTCCCTGGCTATCAAAAAAACCTCGGAGGCGTAGCCGGTCATGGTCAGGGCGCCGTCCACCGCCGCGCTCTCATTGCCGATAACCGCCACCGGCACGTTGCGGTAGAAATTGGCGTCGCAGTCCACGCAGTAACTGACCCCGCGGCCGGCCAGTTCTTTTTCACCCGCCACTTTCAGCTTTTTCCGGGAGGTGCCGGTGGTAAAGATAATCGTCCGGGCCGTGATCTTGCGGCCCGACTCCACCGCGATCGCGAACTTTTCATCCACCGCCTCGATATGCAGGACATCCTCGGGCCAGACCTGGGCCCCGAACCCCTTGACCTGCTCCAGGCCGATTTCCAGCAACTCCTTGCCCTCCCTGACCCCTTCAAGGCAGAGATAGTTCTCCACATGGGCCCGGTAGAGGCTGCTCTTTTCCAGCCGGCCGAGGACCAGGACCGCGGCCCTTTTCCGGACCGCATGGAGCGCGGCCTGGAGGCCGGCCGGGCCGGCGCCGATTATCACAACATCATAGATGTCCATTATGCTTGCTCCTTTAGCTTGATTTGCCGGTCTCGCAATAACCCGCGAGACGGACGTGTGTCATACGGAAAACAAAAAACTGGTTTACCGAAATGCCAGAGGGTACTTTAATGACTGTCGGGCCATGAATCAAGGTCGACAGGACCCATAAGATCGACTATAGTAGCGGCCTTTTGGATTTTCAGTCTTATTATCAAAAATATCCGGGCACTGCGAACCATCCGGAGTTTTTTTATTACTCACGACACGCCTATCATGGATACCTTTGCCCCAGAGCAACGAATCGTGATCACCGGCATCGGCCTGGCAGCGCCCAATGCCGACAACCTTCCCGAATACCGCGAGAAACTGCTGGCCGGCAAAAGCGAGATCCAGGAGATCGAGCTTCGCTTCATGGGCCCGGCACCGGCCGGGATCTGTTCCTTTGACGAGACCAGGTACCGCAAGAAAAAGGAAAACAAGCGCGGCACCCGGGCCGGCTGTCTCGGGGTCTACTGCGCCAACGAGGCCATAAACGACGCAGGGATCGATTTTTCCGAATATGACCGGAGCCGGACCGGGGTCTATATCGGCCTTACCGAACACGGCACCGTGGAGACGGAAAACGAGATCTATAATATCAGCCAGTTCGACTATAACACCGATTACTGGACCCATCACCATAACCCGCGCACAGTCCTGAACAACCCGGCCGGCGAGATCACCATGAACCTGGGGATCACCGGGCCCCATTATTCGGTGGGCGGGGCCTGTGCCGCCGGCAATGCGGCCCTGATCCAGGGGGTGCAGATGCTCCGCCTGGGCGAGGTGGACATGGCCCTGTCCGGCGGGATCTCCGAATGCACCGGCTCCTTTGGAATCTTTGCCAGCTTCAAGGCCCAGGGCGCCCTGGCCATGCACCAGGACCCGACCAGGGCCAGCCGGCCCTTTGATCTGCAACGAAACGGGA
Proteins encoded:
- a CDS encoding beta-ketoacyl-[acyl-carrier-protein] synthase family protein, which produces MDTFAPEQRIVITGIGLAAPNADNLPEYREKLLAGKSEIQEIELRFMGPAPAGICSFDETRYRKKKENKRGTRAGCLGVYCANEAINDAGIDFSEYDRSRTGVYIGLTEHGTVETENEIYNISQFDYNTDYWTHHHNPRTVLNNPAGEITMNLGITGPHYSVGGACAAGNAALIQGVQMLRLGEVDMALSGGISECTGSFGIFASFKAQGALAMHQDPTRASRPFDLQRNGIVVSEGACVYTLERLDRALARGVERIYGEIVGYGMNSDARDFVLPYGPRQAQCMELALKRAGLRPGEIDIINTHATGTKQGDIEECSAIRTVFGNSARTHVNNTKSIIGHAMGAAGVLELAGNLPSFIDNQVHPTINVDELDPDCDLTNLVINRPKKLDRIETILNNSFGMVGINSVVIVRKYTRD
- a CDS encoding FAD-dependent oxidoreductase, which translates into the protein MDIYDVVIIGAGPAGLQAALHAVRKRAAVLVLGRLEKSSLYRAHVENYLCLEGVREGKELLEIGLEQVKGFGAQVWPEDVLHIEAVDEKFAIAVESGRKITARTIIFTTGTSRKKLKVAGEKELAGRGVSYCVDCDANFYRNVPVAVIGNESAAVDGALTMTGYASEVFLIARELSVSGKLRDKLVDGPVTVLEGNWVKEIVGENAVTGVLLEDGRNIAVQGVFIELGAKGALELATILGVQLDMETFTHINTDKKQKTNIPGIYAAGDITGHPYQMAKAVGEGCIAGLNAANYALKRKRAEEK
- the glgB gene encoding 1,4-alpha-glucan branching protein GlgB; amino-acid sequence: MAAISIETELERLLRADQHDPFQVLGFHFVEQPAGAAIIRAFQPQAQSLRLLAFDKSLEMEKTRPEGLFEITIPDCSEPFAYRLAAGYHNGEVHEFVDPYRFLPQLGEIDRYLFNSGTHYELYNRMGAHLALVDDVSGVLFRVWAPSARRVSVIGNFNGWDGRIHQMRILGSSGIWELFIPGLAENEIYKFEILTRDGRLLEKSDPFQFFGELRPRTASMVFDLSAYQWQDRQWMQARAGVLPYDRPFSTYEVHLGSWQRDPADPDRFLTYKEIAARLIPYVKEMGFTHVELMPVMEHPLDESWGYQVTGYYSVTSRYGRPDEFMYLVDQCHCNGIGVILDWVPAHFPTDSHSIARFDGTALYEHEDPRQGSHPEWGTLIFNYGRKETSNFLIANALFWFDKFHIDGLRVDAVASMLYLDYSRKEGEWLPNRYGGRENIEAIEFLKHLNSVVYQRFPNVLMIAEESTSFFGVSKSTDQGGLGFGFKWNMGWMNDTLSYFSKDPLYRKYHHNALTFSLYYAFSENFILPLSHDEVVHGKRSLLDRMPGDIWQQFANLRLLYLYLWTHPGKKLLFMGNEFGQWSEWYCKTSLDWHLIEQEPLHGQVKEFVKELNRFYRDNPALWEVDFSDQGFRWMDFQDADNSVIVFVRFARDQRDHLVCALNFTPQTLDDYKIGVPANRHYQVVFNSDASFFGGSNNGAHGHKAPVPEPWGEAPFHLTATVPPLGGIILKPMNTDK